One genomic segment of Caballeronia sp. TF1N1 includes these proteins:
- the trpB gene encoding tryptophan synthase subunit beta, whose product MYNLPDERGHFGQYGGIFVSETLIHALDELRVAYEAAQQDPEFQAEYHYELKHYVGRPSPIYHAKRWSEMLGGAQLYLKREDLNHTGAHKVNNVIGQALLARQMGKKRVIAETGAGQHGVATATIAARFGMECVVYMGVEDVRRQAANVYRMKLLGATVVPVESGSKTLKDALNEAMRDWVTNVESTFYIIGTVAGPHPYPMMVRDFQRVIGDECKVQMPEMAGRQPDAVIACVGGGSNAMGIFYPYIDDKDVRLIGVEAAGDGMDTGRHAASLMGGSPGVLHGNRTYLLQDDNGQIIETHSVSAGLDYPGVGPEHAWLKDAGRAEYVGITDEEALKAFHDCCRIEGIIPALESSHALAYGAKLAKTLPRDKVLLVNLSGRGDKDMHTVAERSGIQF is encoded by the coding sequence ATGTACAACTTACCAGACGAAAGAGGCCATTTCGGCCAATATGGTGGGATTTTCGTGTCTGAAACGCTCATCCACGCACTTGATGAATTGCGCGTCGCGTATGAAGCCGCTCAGCAAGATCCCGAGTTCCAGGCGGAGTATCACTACGAACTGAAGCATTATGTGGGTCGCCCTTCCCCGATTTATCACGCAAAGCGCTGGAGCGAAATGCTTGGCGGCGCGCAGCTTTATTTGAAGCGCGAGGACCTGAATCACACCGGCGCGCACAAGGTCAACAATGTGATCGGCCAGGCGCTGCTTGCGCGCCAGATGGGCAAGAAGCGTGTAATCGCCGAGACGGGCGCAGGTCAGCACGGTGTTGCAACCGCCACCATTGCCGCGCGCTTCGGCATGGAATGCGTGGTGTACATGGGCGTCGAGGACGTGCGGCGTCAGGCTGCGAACGTGTATCGGATGAAGCTGCTGGGCGCGACGGTCGTGCCGGTCGAATCGGGCTCGAAGACGCTGAAAGACGCGCTCAACGAAGCCATGCGCGACTGGGTGACGAACGTCGAGAGCACGTTCTACATCATCGGCACGGTGGCGGGCCCGCATCCTTATCCGATGATGGTGCGCGACTTCCAGCGTGTGATCGGCGACGAATGCAAGGTGCAAATGCCCGAAATGGCCGGTCGTCAGCCGGACGCGGTGATAGCGTGCGTAGGCGGTGGATCGAACGCGATGGGCATCTTTTATCCCTATATCGACGACAAGGACGTGCGTCTGATTGGCGTCGAGGCAGCTGGCGACGGAATGGACACCGGCCGTCACGCAGCCTCGCTCATGGGCGGTAGTCCCGGCGTTTTGCACGGCAATCGCACCTATCTTCTGCAGGACGACAACGGCCAGATCATCGAGACGCATTCGGTTTCGGCGGGTCTCGACTATCCGGGCGTCGGTCCCGAGCACGCATGGCTGAAGGACGCGGGACGGGCCGAATATGTCGGCATCACGGACGAGGAAGCGCTCAAGGCCTTCCACGACTGCTGCCGCATCGAAGGCATCATCCCGGCGCTCGAATCGAGTCACGCGCTGGCGTATGGCGCGAAGCTCGCGAAGACGCTGCCGCGCGACAAGGTGCTGCTCGTCAACCTGTCGGGCCGGGGCGACAAGGACATGCACACGGTCGCCGAGCGATCGGGCATTCAGTTCTGA
- the leuB gene encoding 3-isopropylmalate dehydrogenase, with product MKIAVLPGDGIGPEITAEAVKVLNALGEKFELEEAPVGGAGYEAKGHPLPDATLQLAKDADAILFGAVGDWKYDKLERALRPEQAILGLRKHLQLFANFRPAICYPQLTGASSLKAEIVSGLDILIVRELNGDIYFGQPRGVRAAPDGLFEGAQEGFDTMRYAEPEVRRIAHVAFQAAQKRQKKLTSVDKANVLETSQFWRDIMIDVSKEYPDVELSHMYVDNAAMQLVKAPKAFDVVVTGNMFGDILSDEAAMLTGSIGMLPSASLDKNNKGLYEPSHGSAPDIAGKGVANPLATILSAAMMLRYSLGKTEQADRIESAVKKVLEQGYRTGDIATPDGKIVGTKEMGDAVLKAL from the coding sequence ATGAAGATTGCAGTCCTCCCCGGCGACGGTATCGGTCCGGAAATCACCGCCGAGGCGGTCAAGGTGCTGAACGCGCTTGGTGAGAAGTTCGAACTCGAAGAAGCGCCCGTTGGCGGCGCGGGTTACGAGGCGAAGGGCCATCCGCTGCCGGATGCGACGCTGCAACTCGCCAAGGACGCCGACGCGATCCTTTTCGGCGCCGTCGGCGACTGGAAGTATGACAAGCTCGAACGCGCGTTGCGCCCGGAGCAAGCCATTCTCGGTCTGCGCAAGCATCTGCAACTGTTCGCGAACTTCCGTCCGGCCATTTGCTATCCGCAATTGACGGGTGCTTCGTCGCTGAAGGCCGAGATTGTGTCGGGGCTCGATATCCTGATCGTGCGTGAACTGAACGGTGACATCTACTTTGGTCAGCCACGCGGCGTGCGTGCTGCGCCGGACGGCTTGTTCGAAGGCGCGCAGGAAGGCTTCGACACCATGCGTTACGCGGAACCGGAAGTGCGGCGCATTGCGCATGTCGCGTTTCAGGCTGCGCAAAAGCGTCAGAAGAAGTTGACGAGCGTGGACAAGGCGAACGTGCTCGAAACATCGCAATTCTGGCGCGACATCATGATCGACGTGTCCAAGGAATATCCGGACGTCGAGCTGTCGCACATGTATGTCGATAACGCGGCGATGCAGCTGGTCAAGGCGCCGAAGGCTTTCGACGTGGTCGTGACGGGCAACATGTTCGGCGACATTCTCTCCGACGAAGCCGCGATGCTCACGGGTTCCATTGGCATGTTGCCTTCGGCGTCGCTCGACAAGAACAACAAGGGCTTGTACGAGCCGTCGCATGGTTCGGCGCCGGATATCGCGGGCAAGGGCGTGGCCAATCCGCTTGCGACCATTCTCTCCGCCGCGATGATGCTGCGTTACTCGCTCGGCAAGACGGAGCAAGCCGACCGTATCGAAAGCGCGGTGAAGAAGGTGCTGGAGCAGGGCTATCGCACCGGCGATATCGCGACGCCCGACGGCAAAATCGTCGGCACGAAGGAAATGGGCGACGCGGTGCTCAAGGCGCTCTAA
- a CDS encoding site-specific DNA-methyltransferase: MRTVIDEPLSVGALTGADIDIRNRDFLADAATIPDASIDLIVADPPYGLGKDYGNDSDMRSGDAFLEWTYGWLELALPKLKRSGSMYIFCTWQYSPELFVFLKRRLMMINEIVWDRRVPSMGGTTRKFSSVHDNIGYFAVSKDYYFDLDPVRIPYDAVTKKARSRKIFEGSKWLEMGYNPKDVWSVSRLHRQHAERVDHPTQKPLEIIERMVLASCPPGGRVLDPFMGSGTTGVACARHGRLFTGYEINADYCAIAEQRTAQGREDRMQVLRAPSVSLVPEAAR; encoded by the coding sequence ATGCGCACTGTCATCGACGAACCGTTGTCCGTCGGCGCGCTCACGGGCGCCGATATCGATATCCGCAATCGCGATTTCCTGGCCGATGCCGCGACCATTCCCGACGCGTCGATCGACTTGATCGTCGCGGACCCTCCCTATGGTTTGGGCAAGGACTACGGGAACGACTCGGACATGCGGTCCGGAGACGCCTTCCTTGAATGGACGTACGGCTGGCTTGAACTGGCCTTGCCAAAGCTCAAGCGAAGCGGTTCGATGTATATCTTCTGCACCTGGCAGTATTCGCCCGAGCTGTTCGTGTTTCTCAAGCGCCGGCTGATGATGATCAACGAGATCGTCTGGGACCGGCGTGTACCGAGCATGGGCGGAACGACGCGAAAATTTTCGTCGGTGCATGACAACATCGGCTATTTCGCGGTATCGAAGGACTATTACTTCGATCTCGATCCAGTGCGCATTCCTTACGACGCAGTGACGAAGAAGGCGCGCTCGCGCAAGATTTTCGAAGGCAGCAAGTGGCTGGAGATGGGCTACAACCCGAAAGACGTGTGGTCGGTGTCGCGTTTGCACCGGCAGCATGCGGAACGGGTCGATCATCCGACACAAAAGCCGCTGGAGATCATCGAACGGATGGTGCTTGCCAGTTGCCCGCCGGGCGGCCGCGTGCTTGATCCATTCATGGGCAGCGGCACCACGGGTGTTGCGTGCGCGCGTCACGGACGGCTCTTCACCGGGTACGAAATAAACGCGGACTACTGTGCGATCGCTGAACAGCGCACGGCGCAGGGACGCGAGGATCGAATGCAGGTTTTGCGCGCACCTAGCGTCAGTCTCGTACCGGAAGCTGCCCGATAG
- a CDS encoding FimV/HubP family polar landmark protein, which translates to MIHRPGRSFNTPSRAAFAAAGIVASAVLAAHPGAAFAQASEVAAGATQQYAVKPGQSLSDIAGELTGSKERAVKEKMARALFEANPNAFAGHDINRLKLGSVLNVPATDAGGASAPVSVPASTPAPVPQENATAGASATGVAPASATQSAASEPAPPEAASNPALVASAPNAVAPASEASSTMAPAKPEFATSAAAPATGSPLSDPRIFLGGLVGLSVIFGQWYIRRRNRAKLEAARAAADPRAPRTFSSMEEAEADAAARNEKLRQQRERERLAAIAVASVDGKAVQRDDQSELNAVAASIEDYDAAQVFPTPSDDDAVARMTPSARNPASQAEPFVPATPAALHAEFVPSAREESSNDADAHETHAREIAARQAAALEARKWEEQEREAAARQAAHQEAEERETRARELAAREALARDLSARETQLREAEARDASEHAEHAREAAAREIIAREAELREAQARAAAEEAAEQRAAEQREIEHAALDVPPEPELDDDPSPGHRFPMPKFPKEAIQALDSLELGLPPRLELTLNTPHDLASSPPQALEAAPRESADAAPLPFIPQPVAHAQTAHEDLPPVPRGDSVVAQIEAGTAGAAAVAGLGATQYGPLSLDFDLNLPASQTAPLPALTPSQLATIARNKLELATEYIELGDLSGARTLLQEVLASNDSATRPQAAALLSTLAPHS; encoded by the coding sequence ATGATTCATCGACCTGGCCGGTCTTTCAACACGCCTTCGCGCGCGGCGTTCGCTGCGGCTGGCATTGTCGCGTCCGCGGTGCTCGCCGCGCATCCGGGCGCGGCTTTCGCGCAGGCGAGCGAGGTTGCAGCAGGCGCTACGCAGCAGTACGCGGTGAAGCCCGGTCAGTCGCTGAGCGATATCGCCGGCGAACTCACCGGTTCCAAGGAACGCGCGGTCAAGGAAAAGATGGCGCGCGCCCTGTTCGAAGCCAATCCGAACGCGTTCGCCGGGCACGACATCAACCGGTTGAAGCTCGGTTCGGTGTTGAACGTGCCGGCAACGGATGCGGGCGGAGCGTCCGCGCCGGTCTCGGTGCCCGCATCGACGCCAGCGCCGGTCCCGCAGGAAAACGCGACGGCGGGCGCATCCGCGACTGGCGTTGCACCGGCGTCAGCGACTCAAAGCGCCGCGAGCGAACCCGCGCCGCCCGAAGCAGCCTCGAATCCCGCGCTTGTTGCGAGCGCGCCGAATGCCGTTGCGCCGGCGTCCGAGGCAAGTTCCACAATGGCGCCAGCGAAGCCCGAGTTCGCCACTTCCGCTGCGGCGCCCGCGACCGGGTCGCCGCTTTCGGACCCCAGGATTTTCCTTGGTGGGCTGGTCGGACTGAGTGTCATATTCGGCCAGTGGTATATCAGAAGGCGTAATCGCGCCAAACTCGAAGCGGCTAGAGCGGCAGCGGACCCGCGCGCGCCGCGAACCTTTTCCTCGATGGAAGAAGCGGAAGCAGACGCCGCCGCGCGTAACGAAAAGCTGCGTCAGCAACGCGAGCGCGAGCGTTTGGCTGCTATCGCCGTGGCGAGCGTAGATGGCAAGGCGGTTCAGCGCGACGATCAGTCGGAACTGAACGCGGTGGCGGCGAGCATCGAGGATTACGATGCGGCGCAAGTTTTCCCCACGCCGTCCGATGACGACGCGGTCGCGCGCATGACGCCATCGGCCAGGAATCCGGCGTCGCAAGCCGAGCCGTTCGTTCCCGCGACGCCCGCCGCTTTGCACGCGGAATTCGTGCCATCCGCGCGCGAAGAATCATCGAACGATGCCGACGCGCACGAAACGCATGCCCGCGAAATTGCCGCACGCCAGGCCGCCGCGCTCGAAGCGCGCAAATGGGAAGAACAGGAGCGCGAAGCCGCCGCGCGACAGGCTGCGCATCAGGAAGCCGAGGAACGGGAGACGCGCGCACGTGAGCTCGCGGCCCGCGAGGCGCTCGCCCGCGATTTGTCCGCCCGCGAAACGCAATTGCGCGAGGCCGAAGCGCGCGATGCCTCCGAGCACGCGGAACACGCCCGCGAGGCGGCGGCGCGCGAGATCATCGCTCGCGAAGCCGAACTGCGCGAAGCTCAGGCGCGTGCGGCCGCCGAGGAAGCCGCCGAGCAGCGCGCGGCAGAACAGCGCGAGATCGAGCACGCAGCGCTCGACGTGCCGCCGGAGCCGGAACTCGATGACGATCCATCGCCCGGTCATCGTTTCCCGATGCCCAAGTTTCCAAAAGAAGCAATTCAGGCGCTCGACTCGCTCGAACTCGGTCTGCCGCCGCGTCTCGAACTGACGCTGAACACGCCTCATGATTTGGCGAGTTCGCCGCCGCAGGCGCTTGAAGCCGCGCCCCGTGAGTCCGCTGACGCGGCGCCGTTGCCGTTCATCCCGCAGCCGGTGGCCCACGCGCAGACGGCTCACGAGGACTTGCCGCCCGTGCCGCGAGGGGATTCCGTCGTCGCTCAGATCGAAGCCGGCACTGCAGGCGCCGCGGCGGTGGCCGGCCTCGGAGCCACCCAGTACGGCCCGCTGAGCCTCGACTTCGACCTGAATCTGCCGGCGAGCCAGACTGCACCGTTGCCGGCGCTGACGCCTTCGCAACTCGCGACGATCGCGCGAAACAAGCTCGAACTAGCGACCGAATACATCGAACTGGGCGATTTGTCGGGCGCGCGCACGTTGCTTCAGGAAGTGCTCGCCTCGAACGATTCAGCCACGCGTCCGCAAGCCGCCGCGTTGCTTTCGACGCTCGCGCCGCATTCCTGA
- the accD gene encoding acetyl-CoA carboxylase, carboxyltransferase subunit beta, whose protein sequence is MSWLDKLLPPKIKQTDPKSRKGIPEGLWVKCPACEAVLYRNDVEANLHVCPKCSHHMRIGARERLDRLLDPEGRYEIGQEVLPVDALKFKDSRKYPDRLKEAMEDTDETDAMVVMGGAIHTIPCVVACFEFSFMGGSMGSVVGERFVRGARNALEQNVPFICFTASGGARMQESLLSLMQMAKTTALLTKLAEAKLPFISVLTDPTMGGVSASFAFLGDVVIAEPKALIGFAGPRVIEQTVREKLPEGFQRAEFLMTKGAVDMIVDRRKMREEIAQLMALMTRQPADAVA, encoded by the coding sequence ATGAGCTGGCTCGACAAATTGTTGCCGCCCAAGATCAAACAGACCGATCCCAAAAGCCGCAAGGGCATTCCCGAAGGCCTGTGGGTGAAGTGTCCGGCGTGCGAGGCGGTGCTGTACCGCAACGACGTGGAGGCGAATCTGCATGTGTGCCCGAAGTGCAGCCACCACATGCGAATCGGCGCGCGCGAGCGGCTCGATCGTCTGCTCGATCCGGAAGGCCGCTATGAAATCGGCCAGGAAGTCTTGCCGGTCGACGCCCTCAAGTTCAAGGACAGCCGCAAGTATCCGGACCGCCTGAAAGAGGCGATGGAAGACACCGACGAAACCGATGCCATGGTCGTCATGGGCGGCGCAATCCACACCATACCGTGCGTCGTGGCGTGCTTCGAGTTCTCGTTCATGGGCGGCTCGATGGGTTCGGTGGTCGGCGAACGTTTCGTGCGCGGCGCGCGCAATGCGCTCGAACAGAACGTACCGTTCATCTGCTTTACGGCTTCGGGCGGCGCGCGCATGCAGGAAAGCCTGCTTTCGCTCATGCAAATGGCCAAAACCACTGCGCTCCTCACCAAGCTGGCCGAGGCAAAGCTGCCGTTCATCTCGGTGCTGACCGACCCGACCATGGGCGGCGTGTCCGCGAGCTTCGCGTTTCTGGGCGATGTGGTGATTGCCGAGCCGAAAGCGCTCATCGGCTTCGCGGGTCCGCGCGTGATCGAGCAGACGGTGCGTGAAAAGCTGCCGGAAGGCTTCCAGCGCGCCGAGTTCCTGATGACGAAGGGCGCCGTCGACATGATCGTGGATCGCCGCAAGATGCGCGAGGAAATTGCCCAGTTGATGGCATTGATGACCCGACAGCCCGCCGACGCCGTCGCCTGA
- the asd gene encoding aspartate-semialdehyde dehydrogenase, producing the protein MNVGLVGWRGMVGSVLMQRMQQEGDFDLIEPVFFSTSNAGGNAPSFAKNETKLKDATSIDDLKKCDAIITCQGGDYTNEVYPKLRAAGWKGYWIDAASALRMKDDAVIILDPVNLNVIKDSLVKGGRDFIGGNCTVSLMLMALGGLFRENLVEWTTAMTYQAASGAGAQNMRELLQQMGVLYGAAKEDLADPSSAILDIDRRVLAAMNGERMPVDNFGVPLAGSLIPWIDKDLGDGMSKEEWKGGAETNKILGKPAMGQPGSVPVDGLCVRIGAMRCHSQALTIKLAKDVPLDEVHGILASANDWVKVVPNEREASIRDLSPAVVTGTLTVPVGRLRKLAMGGEYLSAFTVGDQLLWGAAEPLRRMLRILLDK; encoded by the coding sequence ATGAACGTAGGTCTCGTTGGTTGGCGCGGCATGGTCGGCAGCGTCCTGATGCAGCGCATGCAGCAGGAAGGCGACTTCGACCTGATCGAACCGGTGTTTTTCAGCACCAGCAATGCGGGCGGCAACGCGCCGTCGTTCGCCAAGAACGAGACTAAGCTCAAAGACGCGACGAGCATCGACGACCTGAAGAAGTGCGACGCCATCATCACGTGTCAGGGCGGCGACTACACCAACGAGGTGTATCCGAAGCTGCGCGCAGCGGGCTGGAAAGGTTATTGGATCGACGCGGCCTCGGCGCTGCGCATGAAGGACGATGCGGTCATCATTCTCGATCCGGTCAACCTGAACGTCATCAAGGACTCGCTCGTCAAGGGCGGGCGCGATTTCATCGGCGGCAATTGCACGGTCAGCCTCATGCTGATGGCGCTCGGCGGCCTGTTCCGCGAAAACCTCGTCGAATGGACGACGGCCATGACGTATCAGGCCGCATCCGGCGCGGGTGCGCAGAACATGCGCGAACTGCTGCAGCAAATGGGTGTGCTTTACGGCGCGGCCAAGGAAGACCTGGCCGACCCGTCTTCCGCCATCCTCGATATCGACCGCCGCGTGCTGGCTGCAATGAACGGCGAACGCATGCCCGTCGACAATTTCGGCGTGCCGCTCGCAGGCTCGCTGATCCCGTGGATCGACAAGGATCTCGGCGACGGCATGTCGAAGGAAGAGTGGAAGGGCGGCGCGGAAACCAACAAGATTCTCGGCAAGCCCGCAATGGGTCAGCCGGGCTCGGTTCCCGTGGATGGGCTTTGCGTGCGGATCGGCGCCATGCGCTGCCATTCGCAAGCGCTGACCATCAAGCTCGCGAAGGACGTGCCGCTCGACGAAGTGCACGGCATCCTGGCATCGGCGAACGACTGGGTGAAGGTCGTGCCGAACGAGCGCGAAGCATCCATCCGCGATCTGTCGCCTGCAGTCGTTACGGGCACGCTTACGGTGCCGGTTGGCCGTCTGCGCAAGCTCGCCATGGGCGGTGAATATCTGTCCGCGTTCACGGTCGGCGACCAGCTCTTGTGGGGTGCTGCCGAGCCGCTGCGCCGCATGCTGCGCATTCTGTTGGACAAGTAA
- a CDS encoding phosphoribosylanthranilate isomerase → MSERDLHRTRIKLCGLSRAEDVRHAVALGADAVGFVFYPPSPRSVSVSQAVELARHVPPLVSAVGLFVNATPEWVREVTSNVPLSILQFHGDETPEQCAELAAIAGLPYWRALRIGPDAATSDLIESSLKFADAGGILLDALVEGFGGGGKIFDWSLIPTDLGHRAVLSGGLNTQNVSEAIRRVRPFAVDVSSGIETPGAKGVKDPARMAAFVRAVREADAS, encoded by the coding sequence ATGAGCGAACGGGATCTTCATCGAACGAGAATCAAGCTGTGCGGACTTTCCCGCGCCGAAGACGTGCGCCACGCCGTGGCGCTCGGCGCGGACGCCGTGGGCTTTGTTTTCTATCCACCGAGTCCGCGTTCGGTGAGCGTTTCGCAAGCCGTCGAACTGGCTCGGCATGTGCCGCCCCTTGTGTCGGCAGTCGGTTTGTTCGTCAACGCGACGCCGGAATGGGTGAGAGAAGTCACGTCGAACGTTCCTCTATCCATTTTGCAGTTTCACGGGGACGAAACACCCGAACAATGCGCCGAGTTGGCCGCGATTGCGGGTTTGCCCTATTGGCGCGCATTGCGAATCGGGCCTGATGCTGCAACGAGCGATTTGATAGAATCGTCTCTTAAATTTGCAGATGCTGGCGGCATTCTTCTCGACGCACTCGTCGAGGGCTTTGGCGGCGGCGGGAAGATATTCGATTGGTCACTTATCCCAACAGATCTAGGGCATCGGGCCGTTTTGAGTGGTGGGTTGAACACGCAAAACGTCAGTGAAGCCATCCGGCGCGTGCGCCCGTTCGCGGTCGATGTTTCAAGCGGCATCGAAACGCCGGGCGCCAAGGGCGTGAAAGATCCCGCCCGGATGGCGGCATTCGTGCGCGCGGTGCGCGAAGCGGATGCCAGCTGA
- the truA gene encoding tRNA pseudouridine(38-40) synthase TruA, whose protein sequence is MRIALGIQYDGSAFSGWQSQPHGNTVQDELERALGEFAQTRLQTVVAGRTDTGVHGLGQVVHFDTELDRTEFSWVRGTNAFLPETIAVQWAKPMPADFHARFSAFERTYYYVLYINAVRSPMLAKRAGWVHTPLDVGAMRESVACLIGEHDFSSFRAADCQSKTPVKHVYRIDIREQGNFVHFRFRANAFLHHMVRNLMGCFVAIGRGKHPVSWMTDVLAARDRRIAAPTFMPDGLYLAEVGYPAQFAVPPAHIESMPWSAVWANEK, encoded by the coding sequence ATGCGCATTGCATTAGGCATTCAGTACGACGGCTCGGCGTTTTCCGGCTGGCAATCTCAGCCGCATGGCAACACGGTGCAGGACGAACTCGAGCGCGCGCTCGGGGAGTTCGCGCAGACTCGTTTGCAGACGGTCGTCGCCGGACGGACAGATACCGGGGTTCACGGGCTGGGCCAAGTCGTGCACTTCGACACGGAACTCGACCGTACCGAGTTTTCCTGGGTGCGCGGCACGAATGCGTTTTTGCCGGAAACGATCGCGGTGCAATGGGCGAAGCCGATGCCCGCCGACTTCCACGCCCGCTTCAGCGCATTCGAACGCACTTACTATTACGTGCTGTACATCAATGCGGTCCGTTCACCCATGCTCGCGAAACGCGCTGGCTGGGTGCACACGCCGCTGGATGTCGGCGCGATGCGTGAATCGGTGGCGTGTCTTATCGGCGAGCACGACTTTTCGTCGTTCCGCGCGGCGGATTGCCAGTCGAAAACGCCGGTCAAGCATGTGTATCGGATCGATATACGCGAGCAGGGCAACTTCGTGCACTTCCGGTTTCGCGCCAACGCGTTTTTGCATCACATGGTACGCAATCTAATGGGATGTTTCGTTGCCATTGGCCGGGGAAAACATCCGGTTTCGTGGATGACCGACGTACTCGCCGCGCGCGACCGTCGTATCGCCGCGCCGACCTTCATGCCGGACGGCCTATATCTGGCGGAAGTCGGTTATCCGGCGCAATTCGCGGTGCCGCCTGCGCATATTGAAAGCATGCCGTGGAGCGCCGTCTGGGCGAACGAGAAATGA
- the trpA gene encoding tryptophan synthase subunit alpha, with protein MSRIKTTFAALAAEGKKGLIPFITAGDPNPEQTVEFMHALAKGGADVIELGVPFSDPMADGPVIQRSSERALARGVTLKRVLADVARFRQTNDRTPVVLMGYANPIERMGADAFAAAANEAGVDGVLVVDYPPEEAEEFGTKMRAAGIDPIFLLAPTSTDERIAAVGKIASGYVYYVSLKGVTGAANLDVSSIASKIPAIKSHVPLPVGVGFGIRDAQTARAVAEIADAVVIGSRLVQLLEEAPPDTAAASLTTFIAEIRAALDAAK; from the coding sequence ATGTCACGCATCAAAACTACATTTGCGGCACTCGCCGCCGAAGGCAAGAAGGGGCTGATTCCGTTCATCACGGCGGGCGACCCGAACCCTGAACAGACCGTCGAGTTCATGCACGCGCTGGCGAAAGGCGGCGCGGACGTCATCGAACTGGGCGTGCCGTTTTCGGACCCGATGGCCGACGGTCCCGTCATTCAGCGCTCGTCGGAACGCGCACTGGCGCGCGGCGTGACGCTCAAGCGCGTGCTTGCCGATGTCGCGCGTTTTCGCCAGACCAACGACAGAACGCCGGTCGTCCTGATGGGCTACGCCAATCCGATCGAACGCATGGGTGCGGACGCTTTCGCGGCGGCAGCGAACGAAGCGGGCGTCGACGGCGTGCTGGTGGTCGATTACCCGCCCGAGGAAGCCGAGGAATTCGGCACGAAGATGCGCGCGGCAGGCATCGATCCCATCTTCCTGCTGGCGCCGACTTCGACCGACGAACGTATCGCGGCGGTCGGGAAGATTGCGAGCGGCTATGTCTATTACGTCTCGCTGAAAGGCGTGACCGGCGCGGCAAATCTGGACGTTTCTAGCATCGCGAGTAAAATCCCGGCCATCAAGTCGCATGTGCCGCTGCCGGTGGGCGTGGGTTTCGGCATCCGCGACGCGCAAACTGCCCGCGCGGTGGCTGAGATCGCGGATGCCGTGGTCATCGGCAGCCGGCTCGTGCAGTTGCTCGAAGAGGCGCCGCCGGATACTGCCGCGGCGTCGCTTACGACATTCATCGCGGAAATCAGAGCGGCGCTCGACGCCGCCAAGTAA